Proteins from a genomic interval of Amycolatopsis sp. cg13:
- a CDS encoding helix-turn-helix domain-containing protein, giving the protein MDNKLLTVTDLADYLSVPVNTVYQWRKTGKGPNGYRIGKYVRFRADEVDAWIAEQASA; this is encoded by the coding sequence ATGGACAACAAACTGCTCACCGTCACTGACCTCGCCGACTACCTCAGCGTCCCCGTCAACACCGTCTACCAATGGCGCAAGACCGGCAAAGGCCCGAACGGCTACCGCATCGGCAAATACGTCCGCTTCCGCGCCGACGAAGTCGACGCCTGGATCGCAGAACAGGCGAGCGCCTGA
- a CDS encoding DUF2637 domain-containing protein, whose protein sequence is MSTADSANATRRLVDVIRLLVAATLGLIGAAAGFTHTHDWAVHHGQTGWIAWADAVVIEGIVIVAGFEVQRDHRTGRHRRFSFPLGVLVAGFGVQMTAQVALAEPTPAGWLVAAMPALGFLVVVKLLMRRAPAEPAPAAPPARVSAEPAPAAMPAESETAPAPPAPAAPPVRPAARLKLPPEIASRVHAAADAARDEGRDLTADDIRRAARVPEPMAAQILRDLTTV, encoded by the coding sequence ATGTCCACTGCGGACAGTGCGAACGCGACTCGTCGGCTGGTGGACGTGATCCGTCTCCTGGTCGCCGCCACGCTGGGATTGATCGGCGCGGCGGCCGGGTTCACCCACACCCACGACTGGGCCGTCCACCACGGACAGACCGGCTGGATCGCCTGGGCCGACGCCGTCGTGATCGAGGGCATCGTGATCGTGGCCGGGTTCGAGGTCCAGCGCGACCACCGCACCGGCCGACACCGCCGGTTCAGCTTCCCCCTCGGGGTCCTGGTCGCCGGGTTCGGCGTGCAGATGACCGCACAAGTCGCCCTCGCCGAACCCACCCCGGCCGGATGGCTCGTCGCCGCGATGCCCGCCCTCGGGTTCCTCGTGGTCGTCAAGCTCCTCATGCGCCGCGCCCCCGCCGAACCCGCCCCGGCCGCACCTCCCGCTCGGGTATCGGCCGAACCCGCCCCGGCGGCAATGCCGGCCGAATCGGAAACCGCGCCCGCACCACCGGCGCCAGCCGCACCGCCCGTGCGACCGGCTGCCCGGCTGAAACTTCCGCCGGAGATCGCCAGCCGCGTCCACGCCGCCGCCGACGCCGCCCGCGACGAAGGCCGCGACCTCACCGCCGACGACATCCGCCGCGCTGCTCGCGTCCCCGAACCGATGGCAGCCCAGATTTTGCGCGACCTGACCACCGTCTGA
- a CDS encoding lasso peptide biosynthesis B2 protein, protein MSQPSVVPHRIRLPLHRKILPLLAVGLSTLLNALSPKHLCAILTFVRRGARPATFEEARTARRSVVAISLRCAGDGCLLRSVATALLCRAHGTWPTWCTGVRTQPFSAHAWVEADGRAVDEIHPPGHFAPLLTVAPLTAEDRPHDRHRR, encoded by the coding sequence GTGAGCCAGCCGTCCGTGGTACCCCATCGCATTCGCCTGCCGCTGCACCGGAAAATCCTTCCGCTGCTGGCGGTCGGCCTCTCGACGCTGCTGAACGCGCTCTCCCCCAAGCACCTCTGCGCGATCCTGACCTTCGTCCGCCGGGGCGCCCGGCCCGCCACCTTCGAAGAGGCCCGCACCGCGCGTCGATCAGTCGTCGCGATCAGCCTGCGCTGCGCGGGCGACGGCTGCCTGCTCCGTTCCGTCGCCACCGCGCTGCTGTGCCGCGCGCACGGTACTTGGCCGACGTGGTGCACCGGCGTACGCACGCAGCCTTTCAGCGCCCACGCGTGGGTCGAAGCCGACGGCCGGGCAGTCGACGAAATCCATCCGCCGGGCCATTTCGCTCCGCTGCTGACCGTTGCTCCCCTCACGGCCGAGGACCGCCCGCATGACCGTCACCGCCGCTAA
- a CDS encoding ABC transporter ATP-binding protein — protein MTVTAAKSTPSATEEPVRTRVGLRHLFAATRGHRRNIAVALLFTLIGAGLGLLQPMLAMQTIDAVGTDRAIGWLLVALIAVFAAEAVADTVGRYWLERSGEGVVLGLRVRLVSHLLRLPMRLYDQHRIGDLLSRTTADTTLLRDTLAYDLVEMLTGSFVVVGGAIAMLWLSPLLFGIVAVIVGGVGGVTLFVLARIRNATENAQDSLGLMAAELERALSAIRTIRATRAEDRETDRIGHYARTTYQDNVRAARLNSIAAPAVTLSAHGALIAVLVAGGIQVANGSLTLAELVAFLLYVSYIAVPSAGLFEVAATIQKGLAAFQRVHDMTQLPTETDATPLSRVSVASAPVLELRDVWFSYHPDRPVLRGVSFTVPRQGHVALVGPSGAGKSTILALIERFYEPDRGTILFNGHQPSIAECRQRIGLVEQTTPILHGTLRDNLTYAAPDATDEQIRDVLAKTNLTEFVDRLPAGLETPAGEHGGMLSGGQRQRLAIARALLARPELLLLDEPTSQLDAANEAAFARTLDQVAGECALLVIAHRPATVRRAQRVIALEHGRISTDVGLVP, from the coding sequence ATGACCGTCACCGCCGCTAAGTCCACTCCTTCGGCGACCGAAGAGCCGGTCCGTACCCGGGTCGGTCTGCGCCACCTGTTCGCCGCCACCCGCGGGCACCGGAGAAACATCGCCGTCGCCCTGCTGTTCACCCTCATCGGCGCCGGACTTGGCCTGCTGCAACCAATGCTGGCCATGCAGACCATCGACGCCGTCGGAACAGACCGCGCGATCGGCTGGCTGCTGGTCGCCCTCATCGCCGTCTTCGCCGCCGAGGCCGTCGCGGACACCGTCGGCCGCTACTGGCTGGAACGCTCCGGCGAAGGCGTCGTGCTGGGCCTGCGAGTCCGCCTGGTCAGCCACCTTTTGCGGCTTCCCATGCGCCTCTACGACCAACACCGAATCGGCGACCTGCTGTCCCGAACCACCGCCGACACGACCCTGCTGCGCGACACCCTCGCCTACGACCTGGTCGAAATGCTGACCGGCAGCTTCGTAGTCGTCGGCGGCGCCATCGCCATGCTCTGGCTGAGCCCACTGCTGTTCGGCATCGTGGCAGTCATCGTCGGCGGCGTGGGCGGCGTCACGCTGTTTGTGTTGGCGCGCATCAGAAACGCCACGGAGAACGCACAGGACAGCCTGGGCCTGATGGCCGCGGAACTGGAACGAGCGCTCAGCGCCATCCGCACGATCCGCGCCACGCGCGCGGAAGACCGGGAAACCGACCGCATCGGCCACTATGCCCGCACGACCTATCAGGACAACGTCCGCGCCGCGCGGTTGAATTCCATCGCCGCGCCTGCCGTGACCCTCTCCGCCCACGGTGCCCTCATCGCAGTACTGGTCGCCGGCGGAATCCAGGTCGCGAACGGCAGTCTCACCCTCGCCGAACTCGTGGCTTTCCTGCTCTACGTCAGCTACATCGCCGTCCCGAGCGCGGGTTTGTTCGAGGTAGCCGCCACCATCCAAAAAGGACTGGCCGCATTCCAGCGAGTCCACGACATGACCCAGCTCCCCACCGAAACCGACGCTACGCCCCTCTCTCGTGTCTCCGTGGCTTCCGCCCCAGTACTGGAATTGCGCGACGTCTGGTTCAGCTACCACCCCGACCGCCCCGTGCTGCGCGGTGTCTCCTTCACCGTGCCGCGCCAAGGCCACGTCGCACTGGTCGGCCCCTCTGGAGCCGGAAAATCCACCATCCTCGCGCTGATCGAGCGTTTCTACGAACCGGATCGCGGAACCATTCTGTTCAACGGACACCAGCCGTCCATCGCGGAATGCCGCCAGCGAATCGGCCTGGTAGAACAAACAACCCCAATCCTGCACGGCACCCTGCGCGACAATCTCACCTACGCCGCTCCCGACGCGACCGACGAGCAAATCCGCGACGTCCTGGCGAAAACCAACCTGACCGAGTTCGTCGACCGCCTCCCCGCCGGCTTGGAAACCCCCGCAGGCGAACACGGCGGCATGCTTTCGGGCGGTCAACGCCAACGACTGGCCATCGCCCGAGCCCTCCTGGCCCGACCTGAGCTGCTATTGCTCGATGAGCCAACCTCCCAACTGGACGCGGCGAACGAAGCCGCTTTCGCGCGGACGCTGGACCAGGTCGCCGGGGAGTGCGCATTGCTGGTCATCGCGCACCGTCCGGCGACGGTGCGGCGGGCGCAGAGGGTGATCGCGTTGGAGCACGGGCGGATCAGCACTGATGTGGGTCTTGTCCCTTAG
- a CDS encoding uracil-DNA glycosylase, with amino-acid sequence MRTFAGLDAQLVRCRACPRLVEWREGVAGTKAAFAGEEYWARPVPGFGAEDAALAVVGLAPSAHGANRTGRMFTGDPSGDFLFRVLYEVGLASQPMSTAIGDGLTLRGTRLVSPVRCAPPENRPTPAERDACRHWLAGELDLLRPTLRAIVVLGAFGWQALLPVLSAAGWPVPKPRPAFAHGARLQLGDLAVFGCYHVSPRNVQTGRVTQPMVVTAFTAAASAAGLI; translated from the coding sequence ATGCGCACGTTCGCCGGCCTCGACGCGCAGCTGGTGCGGTGCCGGGCCTGCCCGCGGCTGGTCGAATGGCGCGAGGGCGTGGCCGGGACGAAGGCCGCCTTCGCGGGCGAGGAGTACTGGGCGCGGCCGGTTCCCGGTTTCGGCGCGGAAGACGCCGCGCTGGCCGTGGTCGGGCTCGCCCCGTCCGCGCACGGGGCCAACCGCACCGGGCGGATGTTCACCGGCGATCCGTCGGGCGACTTTCTCTTTCGCGTGCTGTACGAGGTCGGTCTCGCGTCGCAGCCGATGTCGACGGCCATCGGCGACGGGCTCACGCTGCGCGGCACCCGGCTCGTCTCGCCGGTCCGCTGCGCGCCGCCGGAGAACCGGCCGACCCCCGCCGAACGGGACGCCTGCCGGCACTGGCTGGCCGGCGAACTGGACCTGCTCCGGCCGACCCTGCGGGCGATCGTCGTGCTCGGGGCGTTCGGCTGGCAGGCGTTGCTGCCGGTGCTGTCCGCCGCGGGCTGGCCGGTGCCGAAACCGCGTCCGGCCTTCGCGCACGGCGCCCGTTTGCAGCTCGGCGACCTAGCGGTGTTCGGCTGCTACCACGTGTCACCGCGCAATGTCCAGACCGGTCGTGTGACACAGCCCATGGTGGTGACCGCGTTCACCGCCGCGGCCTCGGCGGCCGGGCTCATCTGA
- a CDS encoding replication initiator — translation MHTLDERIAYRVRMRDYDEWRAKVHAVNGCARPIRLGGAHQLQDAASGQVLHHHGGDIFVPCGNRRESVCPSCSDRYAADAFHLVRAGLIGGHKGVPEHVTDRPRAFVTLTAPSFGPVHHARTSARGKRIPCGCGEYHLDADPRVGTPLDPDTYDYTGSVLWQAHAGVLWQRFTTRLRREIAKRAGLKVREFAEQARLSYGKVAEYQRRGLVHFHAVVRLDGPDGAADPAPGWAHPDLLEDAVYAAAGAAYATSHLPDGTPFVLTWGDQVDVRRIEPMGSAELEDDAGRISEARLAAYIAKYATKGTGKNEAADRPIRSERDIAHLRVSDHHRRIIQTAWDLGGLEPYEDLNLRRWAHMLAFRGHFLTKSRAYSTTFKDIRGDRRRFRLEETLERLGLADRADTVAVVNNWTFDGAGYSDDAERELAAAIAHRIRDDRKHKYSKENDHGQQTAHRH, via the coding sequence ATGCACACGTTGGACGAGCGCATCGCCTACCGGGTCCGGATGCGCGACTACGACGAATGGCGCGCCAAAGTGCACGCCGTCAACGGCTGCGCCCGCCCCATCCGCCTCGGCGGCGCGCACCAGCTCCAGGACGCCGCCAGCGGACAAGTCCTGCACCACCACGGCGGCGACATCTTCGTCCCGTGCGGCAACCGCCGCGAATCGGTCTGCCCGTCCTGCTCCGACCGCTACGCCGCCGACGCCTTCCACCTCGTCCGCGCCGGACTGATCGGCGGCCACAAAGGCGTTCCCGAGCACGTCACCGACCGGCCCCGCGCGTTCGTCACCCTCACCGCGCCCTCGTTCGGGCCGGTGCACCACGCCCGCACCAGCGCGCGCGGCAAGCGCATCCCGTGCGGCTGCGGGGAATACCACCTCGACGCCGACCCGCGCGTCGGCACCCCGCTCGACCCCGACACCTACGACTACACCGGCTCCGTGCTCTGGCAGGCGCACGCCGGGGTGCTGTGGCAGCGGTTCACGACCCGGCTGCGCCGCGAGATCGCCAAACGCGCCGGGCTCAAGGTCCGCGAGTTCGCCGAACAAGCGCGGCTCTCCTACGGGAAAGTCGCGGAATACCAGCGGCGCGGGCTCGTCCACTTCCACGCCGTAGTCCGCCTCGACGGCCCCGACGGCGCAGCCGACCCCGCCCCGGGCTGGGCGCACCCGGACCTCCTGGAAGACGCCGTCTACGCCGCCGCCGGGGCCGCCTACGCCACCAGCCACCTCCCCGACGGCACCCCGTTCGTGCTGACCTGGGGCGACCAGGTCGACGTCCGCCGCATCGAACCGATGGGCTCCGCGGAGCTGGAGGACGATGCCGGCCGAATCAGCGAAGCCCGCCTCGCCGCCTACATCGCCAAGTACGCCACCAAAGGCACCGGCAAAAACGAAGCCGCGGACCGGCCGATCCGCTCCGAACGCGACATCGCGCACCTGCGGGTCTCCGACCACCACCGCCGCATCATCCAGACCGCCTGGGACCTCGGCGGCCTCGAACCCTACGAAGACCTGAACCTGCGCCGCTGGGCGCACATGCTCGCCTTCCGGGGCCACTTCCTCACCAAGTCCCGCGCCTACTCCACCACCTTCAAGGACATCCGAGGCGACCGCCGCCGCTTCCGGCTCGAGGAAACCCTGGAACGCCTCGGCCTCGCCGACCGCGCCGACACCGTCGCTGTGGTCAACAACTGGACCTTCGACGGCGCGGGCTACAGCGACGACGCAGAACGCGAACTCGCCGCCGCCATCGCCCACCGCATCCGCGACGACCGCAAACACAAATACAGCAAGGAAAACGACCATGGACAACAAACTGCTCACCGTCACTGA
- a CDS encoding tyrosine-type recombinase/integrase, which produces MARPPLEIGTHGKIRFEDTAKGVRARTSYRGYDGKVRDIERTGPSRPKAERALKKAVNEALKAPGGGDIDRNTKFSVAAEKWLVRQEQRVDAGERAPGTLDNYRSMLKNHVLPAFGELRLYEVTVPRLSAFLPAVQAKSSAAHARTARAVVGGVLAYAAQEGAIGANPIRDAGRIEGGKRKKPRGLAPAERKALLEKFEADKKAAAKDLPDLMRFMLATGVRIGEALAVFWEDIDLERGTVLVDWKVVRIRGVGLRRVQQLKTDDGDRKLPLPGWAVSMLRERWRIAQEDGRERASAVFPDSLGGLRDPSNTRRDIRNARGTDEFAWVKSHAFRKTTATVLDDAKASSRQIADQLGHSKPSMTQDVYMDRTTVSPENAVALESMWLEPDSGNSGDKPGVDLDRASEEAS; this is translated from the coding sequence ATGGCCCGGCCACCGCTGGAGATCGGGACTCACGGCAAGATCCGATTCGAGGACACTGCCAAGGGTGTGCGTGCCCGCACCAGCTACCGGGGCTACGACGGGAAGGTGCGCGATATCGAGCGCACTGGGCCGTCCCGTCCGAAAGCAGAACGGGCGCTCAAGAAGGCGGTTAACGAGGCGCTGAAGGCACCGGGTGGCGGCGACATCGACCGCAACACCAAGTTCTCCGTAGCGGCGGAGAAGTGGCTCGTTCGCCAGGAACAGCGCGTGGACGCAGGTGAACGGGCACCCGGGACGCTCGACAACTACCGGAGCATGCTCAAGAACCACGTGTTGCCCGCGTTCGGCGAGCTTCGCCTTTACGAGGTGACGGTGCCGCGGCTGAGTGCGTTTCTGCCTGCGGTTCAGGCCAAATCAAGCGCGGCGCACGCTCGGACGGCACGCGCGGTGGTGGGTGGAGTCCTGGCGTACGCGGCTCAGGAGGGCGCTATCGGTGCCAACCCGATCCGCGATGCTGGCCGGATTGAAGGCGGAAAGCGGAAGAAACCGCGCGGGCTTGCCCCGGCCGAGCGAAAGGCTCTGCTGGAGAAGTTCGAGGCGGACAAGAAGGCGGCAGCGAAGGACTTGCCGGACCTGATGCGCTTCATGCTGGCCACGGGTGTGCGGATCGGCGAAGCTCTCGCGGTCTTCTGGGAGGACATCGACTTGGAGCGGGGCACCGTCTTGGTTGACTGGAAGGTCGTCCGCATCCGGGGAGTCGGCCTGCGGCGTGTGCAGCAGCTCAAGACGGACGACGGGGATCGTAAGCTGCCTCTGCCCGGCTGGGCAGTGTCGATGCTGCGGGAGCGGTGGCGGATCGCGCAGGAGGACGGGCGCGAACGTGCCAGCGCGGTGTTCCCGGACTCGCTGGGCGGACTCCGCGATCCGTCGAACACCCGGCGGGACATTCGCAACGCCCGGGGCACGGACGAGTTCGCCTGGGTCAAGTCGCACGCGTTCCGGAAGACCACTGCTACCGTGCTGGACGATGCGAAGGCCAGTTCCCGGCAGATCGCGGATCAGCTTGGGCACAGCAAGCCGTCAATGACACAGGACGTGTACATGGACCGCACGACGGTCTCGCCGGAGAACGCCGTCGCGCTGGAAAGCATGTGGCTCGAACCGGACTCCGGCAATTCCGGGGATAAACCGGGGGTTGATCTTGACCGGGCCTCGGAAGAGGCGTCCTGA
- a CDS encoding lasso peptide biosynthesis PqqD family chaperone produces the protein MHLHPDTALTDTPDGSVLLNKRTGSYWQVNRTGAHTLDRLLAGESADRIAADLAARYDIDAAKVRADISAMTDSLLAAGLVEAS, from the coding sequence ATGCACCTGCACCCTGACACCGCGCTCACCGACACCCCGGACGGCTCGGTCCTGCTCAACAAACGCACCGGAAGCTACTGGCAGGTCAACCGCACCGGCGCGCACACCCTCGACCGCCTGCTGGCGGGCGAATCCGCCGACCGGATCGCCGCCGACCTAGCCGCCAGATACGACATCGACGCCGCCAAGGTGCGAGCTGACATCAGCGCGATGACCGACAGCCTGCTCGCCGCCGGACTGGTCGAGGCGTCGTGA
- a CDS encoding FtsK/SpoIIIE domain-containing protein: MKNRIPKSDRRAGMEFRGLKWTARHPGSVLMPAGLAASGLELGWTTTGGVVGGATLGLCTWYRAHPDTFDHYAAPRIRAWRRRWATYCGPKLNKALQACDLYVTNRRTGKAEFPRVVKVASYSPSVDTVTLLLPFGMGRRAFNDKLEDLADTLRVERIALERVKPGQVSLIIERREPFTETIPAPDMPEESGAVDPGDIYVGDTEYGTDWRLSVLGKHTFIAGATGAGKNSIPLSLLRGLAPLIRDGLVRLWICDPKQMEFRKLEGVAHRYEHDEAACAELVREFIEDLRRVQRDFAATGKRKITMSRETPLNLLIVDEIGALLAYGDGTIARTLRKDLAIAVSQGRATGHATMALVQEPTKDTVPVRDLFPVRICLRVTSQSHVDMVLGDGARLRGALADEIPESEDTAGIGFVIRPRSRVPQRVRAAYVSDRELDELVAFILRGYHAGPALSVVA; encoded by the coding sequence ATGAAGAACCGTATTCCGAAGTCGGACCGGCGGGCGGGGATGGAGTTCCGGGGTCTCAAGTGGACCGCCCGCCACCCCGGCTCGGTGCTCATGCCGGCCGGACTGGCCGCGTCGGGGCTGGAGCTGGGGTGGACCACGACCGGCGGTGTCGTGGGCGGGGCGACGCTGGGGCTGTGCACCTGGTACCGGGCGCACCCGGACACGTTCGACCACTACGCCGCCCCGCGGATCCGCGCGTGGCGCCGTCGCTGGGCGACCTACTGCGGGCCGAAGCTGAACAAGGCTTTGCAGGCGTGCGACCTGTACGTCACCAACCGCCGCACCGGCAAGGCCGAGTTCCCCCGGGTGGTGAAGGTGGCGTCGTACTCGCCGTCGGTGGACACGGTGACGCTGCTGCTTCCCTTCGGCATGGGACGGCGCGCGTTCAACGACAAGCTCGAAGACCTCGCGGACACGCTGCGGGTGGAGCGGATCGCGCTGGAGCGGGTCAAGCCCGGCCAGGTGTCGCTGATCATCGAACGCCGGGAGCCGTTCACCGAGACCATCCCGGCCCCGGACATGCCCGAGGAATCCGGCGCGGTCGACCCGGGCGACATCTACGTCGGCGACACCGAGTACGGCACCGACTGGCGGCTGTCGGTCCTGGGCAAGCACACCTTCATCGCCGGGGCGACCGGTGCGGGCAAGAACTCGATCCCGCTGTCGCTGCTGCGCGGGCTGGCTCCGCTGATCCGGGACGGGCTGGTCCGGCTGTGGATCTGCGACCCGAAACAGATGGAGTTCCGCAAACTCGAAGGGGTCGCGCACCGCTACGAGCACGACGAGGCCGCCTGCGCGGAACTGGTGCGGGAGTTCATCGAGGACCTGCGCCGGGTGCAGCGCGACTTCGCCGCGACCGGCAAGCGCAAGATCACGATGTCGCGGGAAACGCCGCTGAACCTCCTGATCGTCGACGAGATCGGCGCGCTGCTGGCCTACGGCGACGGCACGATCGCCCGCACGCTGCGCAAGGACCTCGCGATCGCGGTGTCCCAGGGCCGCGCGACCGGGCACGCGACGATGGCGCTGGTGCAGGAACCGACCAAGGACACCGTCCCGGTGCGGGACCTGTTCCCGGTCCGGATCTGCCTGCGGGTCACCTCGCAGTCGCATGTGGACATGGTGCTCGGCGACGGTGCCCGGCTGCGCGGCGCGCTCGCCGACGAGATCCCCGAAAGCGAGGACACCGCCGGAATCGGGTTCGTCATCCGGCCGCGTTCGCGAGTCCCGCAACGGGTGCGCGCGGCGTACGTGTCGGACCGGGAGCTGGACGAACTGGTCGCGTTCATCCTCCGCGGCTACCACGCCGGTCCGGCCCTGTCGGTGGTCGCATGA
- a CDS encoding NAD(P)/FAD-dependent oxidoreductase, translating to MAAAKSEPTRILVLGGGYVGLYTAYGLQKMLRANEASVTVVDPQPHMTYAPFLPEAAAGAIEPRHVVVPLRRVLKRCHVLTARVTKIENERKAVTVEAADGHIETLNYDVLVVALGAVARILPIPGLAEEGIAFKTIGEAIYLRNHIMTKLDEAASTLDPELRKRLLTFTVVGGGFAGIEALAELEDMTRFAVENYYPNIKPADIRWVMVEAAGRILPEVRETLGVYTVQQLEKRGIEVYLSTAAKSFENGHVVLSDGTEFDTDTIIWTAGVKANPVLAGSDLPLDKRGRVEATAAMQVVGHPDVWTAGDNAAIPDLSRTEQDPTATCPPNAQHAVRQARLLAKNIIKVIRGGQPKDYFHKNLGAVASLGLHKGVADALNLKIKGFPAWLFHRAYHLKAMPTWNRKIRILFDWMLGGLFRREVISLGQINNPKEEFNRASKG from the coding sequence ATGGCTGCTGCGAAGTCGGAACCGACTCGGATCCTCGTCCTCGGTGGTGGATACGTCGGCCTGTACACCGCGTACGGGCTTCAGAAGATGCTGCGTGCCAACGAGGCCTCCGTGACCGTCGTTGACCCGCAGCCGCACATGACCTATGCCCCGTTCCTGCCCGAGGCGGCGGCCGGCGCGATCGAGCCGCGGCACGTGGTCGTGCCGCTGCGCCGCGTGCTGAAGCGCTGCCACGTGCTGACCGCGCGGGTCACGAAGATCGAGAACGAGCGCAAGGCCGTCACGGTCGAGGCGGCCGACGGCCACATCGAGACGCTGAACTACGACGTGCTCGTGGTCGCGCTCGGCGCCGTCGCGCGGATCCTGCCGATCCCCGGCCTCGCCGAGGAGGGCATCGCCTTCAAGACCATCGGCGAAGCGATCTACCTGCGCAACCACATCATGACCAAGCTGGACGAGGCCGCCAGCACGCTCGACCCCGAGCTGCGCAAGCGCCTGCTCACGTTCACCGTGGTCGGCGGCGGGTTCGCGGGCATCGAGGCGCTGGCCGAACTCGAGGACATGACCCGCTTCGCGGTCGAGAACTACTACCCGAACATCAAGCCGGCGGACATCCGCTGGGTGATGGTCGAGGCGGCCGGGCGGATCCTGCCCGAGGTGCGCGAGACGCTCGGCGTGTACACGGTGCAGCAGCTGGAGAAGCGCGGCATCGAGGTCTACCTGTCGACCGCGGCGAAGTCGTTCGAAAACGGCCACGTCGTGCTCTCGGACGGCACCGAGTTCGACACCGACACGATCATCTGGACCGCGGGCGTGAAGGCCAACCCGGTCCTCGCGGGCTCGGACCTGCCGCTCGACAAGCGCGGCCGCGTCGAGGCCACCGCGGCGATGCAGGTGGTCGGCCACCCGGACGTCTGGACCGCGGGCGACAACGCGGCCATCCCGGACCTGTCGCGCACCGAACAGGACCCGACGGCGACCTGCCCGCCGAACGCCCAGCACGCGGTCCGCCAGGCCCGCCTGCTGGCGAAGAACATCATCAAGGTGATCCGCGGCGGACAGCCGAAGGACTACTTCCACAAGAACCTGGGCGCGGTCGCGAGCCTCGGCCTGCACAAGGGCGTGGCGGACGCGCTGAACCTGAAGATCAAGGGCTTCCCCGCGTGGCTGTTCCACCGCGCGTACCACCTCAAGGCGATGCCGACGTGGAACCGCAAGATCCGCATCCTGTTCGACTGGATGCTGGGCGGGCTGTTCCGCCGGGAGGTCATCTCGCTGGGGCAGATCAACAACCCGAAGGAAGAGTTCAACCGGGCCAGCAAGGGCTGA